Sequence from the Equus asinus isolate D_3611 breed Donkey chromosome 5, EquAss-T2T_v2, whole genome shotgun sequence genome:
TTTGGTCTGATTAAAGAAGACTACACAGCATTTAACACTGTACTTGGCTCAAGgaagatattaaataaaaaaatttaaggcagggctggccccatggccaagtggttgagttcgcacattccgctttggcagcccagggtttcacaggtttggatcctgggcgtggacatggaaccgttcatcaggccattttgaggcggtgtcccacatgccacaactagaaggacccacacctaagaatatacaactacatactggggggatttggggagaaaaagccatTTTCCTTTGGTTTAACAATGGAGTAGGACAAAATGATAATCTAATCCAaggaagcaaaaatgaaaactaacGTTCCCTGTTTATTCTCCAGAGGCATAAAACTATGACTTAGTCTACTTCAAATTCCTAACCTGTCTTCTTTCAGGATGTGAAAGCAACAATACCAGTGAGTGCAAAGATTATGGCAAAACAACAAGTAGGATGCTGCAACAACTCTCTAACAATTGTTTTAGTCAGCAAGGCAAATCTCCAACTTGCCAAAAAGTGTTAATCTTCAGTCACAAtttgtctgaatttttaaaagacagacaaAGTAGGTATAAGTACCAACGCTGGTGTGAACAGTTTCAGTGTctggggacagaggagggagagaacaaGAGGACCGGTTCCAGTCTAGGGGACTGAAATACTGAGCTCTCTTTCAGagctcccttctttttctctagacttccctctgtccctccttACCAAGgttatgtgccaggaactagtgctttcagatttgtctaatttcatTCTCACAAGCCTATGAGGTAGGTGTTATTCCTTTTTACAGATCAGACAACTAAAGAGCAGAAAAGGATAAGTAACACACACTGCTACAAGCTGGTAAATAAGAaggagagctgggatttgaacccagagctaTCTTACTCCAAGGTCAATGCTCTTAAGCACCATGTTTACACTGCTTCCCTTCTATTACATAAAAAAAATAGTGGTTTTAAGTTTCAAGtacaaaaaattaaagttttgtaTCATCATGGAAATTTCTGCCATGAAAACAATGTTAGAGAAATCGGGAGGGTAAACAAAGTCTAAATTCTAGAACATGTCCTATTTGTTGAGCATTCTTCTTACTTTaaatttcttcacattttctttatataagtaGTTTTTTCCAAGAAGGGCTACCAAGagtaaagatgaggaaaaaagagGCAAGCTTTAAAGGCACTCACACTTTCAGCATTTCAATAGTGACAGGAAGTGACCTCGTCCGACCCAGGGTACTGTTGTCCTCAGAAAAGCTGTCACTGTTCTCGAAGAGCAAGGAGTGAGCTCTATGAGAGCCCTCCAAGGGAGGACTCATGGGAAGTGGGCTGGTGAGGGCCTGCTGGATTCGAATATGCAGTGGGACTGGGGGCAGTCTGGGGGGTACATGGGGCTCCCCAAAGCTGTGGTCCAACATCCTCTTAGGTACTTCCTTTTTCTGATCTTCCTGCTGGGGGACCTCTTGGGGTAGGTCCAAGGAAGGTGGAAACTCAATTTCTGGCACAACTTGAAAAGTCTtagcagggaagggaggggaccgTGGGGGTTCTGGAGGTACATGAGTAGGCAGTGGGGGGGATGGAGAGGGAGGTGGGATCATCAGCAGTGGTTCGGAGCCCACAGAGCAcgtgctcttctctctctgatcaCTTGGTGCTTTTGTAgtggcagcaacagcagcagacTCCGAGGTGGGTACCAAGGTTGATGGGATACCTCTCTTAGGTGGTAAGGGTGGGGATGGTTTGGATAACAATGTACCACTGTTTATTGCTTGGGACAGTTCAGCTGGAAAAGAGAGAGCGACATCTCAATTTAAGATGGTTTTACAATGCTTTGAGGGACCGGCCCATGGCCTAGAATTAGAGCTGGGCTCAATCTGAATCTTTCAGGCAAATTATACCATTTCACGGCTTTGCCATTTCCTAGATATCTTGTCCTGAAACAAAATTTATACTTAAATATCTAGAATGCCTAATAAATGTAGAGGTGTAGAAACACCACTACCTTAATACTCTGATGAGAAATTTCTTATTTGCTGTGATAATAGATATGACAACTTTTTATGACTTGATCTTGGTCTAGATAAAGTTAATatgaataaagacagaaaaaatgcaaatttgttcTTCTGTCTAACAGTActccattaaaatttaaatatgcagctagcaataaaaaaacaaacactatCATCAGGCACTGCTACCATATGTTGACAAATATGATATCTAGATATCTGAACTCTGTATTATGAAACGATTAATAATGACATCTTGGCTTTTAACGGCAAATGTAAAGGCCTTTGAAGAAATCAAAGTGCATTTCTATCCCTGACTTCATATTCTCCTTACTTAAgagattatctttattatttctttaggagattagccctgagataagatctgctgccaatcctcccctatttgccgaggaagattggccctgagctaacatccgtgcccaccttcctctattttttatatatgggacacctgccacagcatgccttgataagcagtgcgtagatctgcacccaggatctgaaccagtgaacccctggccactgaagcagagtgcatgaactcaaccactacgccaccgggctggcccctatctttactattttacagaaggaaaaactgaggccACAAAAGTTAGGTGACTTTCCTAAGATCAGACTACAAACTGACAAGGGCTCAGCTAGGTCCCAGGTCTCATTATTAGGCTCTACTCTCTGGATCCCACTGTCATTGATTTTTATTAGTGTTCACACCACTTGTTGTCCCTTATGCCCAACCCCCCATTCGCCACTCCCCACCTACAGTGTGGGCTCCCTGATGATGTGGCAACTCTTGCCTTGATCAGCACAGCCAGAGTtgggcacagtgcctgggacatagtgGGTCTTCAATACACGTTTATTAGATGAAAGGCCCCTATTCTATACCATGACAGTATATATCCCTATGTGATTCCTTAAAGCCCACAATGACTCAGGTGTTGATTCAGCAAAGTCCCTTTGGAGGGCTCCAAATGGCCTTTAAGAAGTGGATCATCACATCACGCAGGGGCCAACCTTGCAAAATAATTAAATACCAGTTCTCTTGATCACCAGCCTCTAACCCTCTACCCAAACCCCTTATTTTGGTCCCACCATTTTCAAATGGTTCCATATCTCTTACCTAGAGAGCAGAACCTCAAGGTTCtctgaaatgaaatttatttGCCCTAAATCCCATTCCACTGACAGCAAAGTAAAAGGTTAGTTAGTCTGATAATGTTTTAATGTCACTCATcattagtaaatttttaaaaagactttctaGAAAAACACAGcatacacatacaaaaaagatttaaaaaatgtgaatttggGACCAATGAAAGAGATATTCTGGGGTAGACTGGACTTTTGCTGCCTCTCTAAAAATTGCAGTTAGCTATCTCATCTATAACAAAACCCACCCTTGACATGACCAAATTTGAGTATTTTAATGTTTGAAGTGATTTGGTAATTTAAGGAAAACATACCCCTGAAGATGTCAAGGACATGAACTCTAGGACGTCTACCCTGACAATGGCGTCTGGCTGTAGTTCTACGGTAAAGATGGCAGAATGTTCGCGGGAGGGGTTACAAATTCCCTTCTTCTGTTTGGCTATTTATAGTGCTCCTTCCTTAGTCCTAATATTCCTAATTAGTCCTTAGTCCCAATACTGTTATGGCTGTTAGCAGACATAGCAATGTCTAAAGCAGTGATTTTCAGAGTCTGGATTTCATGGACCAATATGACTATAAAGAAATTCTCAACCAACCTCAGGtagtcaatttctttttttatctttttttttttttttttgaggaagattagccatgagctaacatccgtgcccatcttcctctactttatatgtgggatgcctaccacagcatggtgtgctaagcggtgccatgactgcacctgggatccgaactggcgaaccccaggccgctgaagcagaacgtgtgcacttaaccgctgcgccaccgggccagcccctcaggttgtcaatttttaatatttccaagtAAGGATTGATATTTAGTAAACTATTTATGAACATAATCCTTTCATGAAAGAAACAGCCTTTTAACACCAAGGAATTAGGAAGGTCATAATTTCAGAATAAGAGATAGTCCTTTAAATcaaatctatttaattttaatgaaaactctgtgaatggtcctatttttctccttctgctaagGACCTCTCATGGACTGATGGTGATCCCTCAGTCACAGGGCCTACTGCTTTGGGCTATTTACCTTAGGCCCTCTGTGGTTCAGCCCAGGGTGTAGTACACATATTACCATTTTTTATGTTGTCTTACCCTGAAAAGGGTGGAGTACAACTggtttagagcagtggttctcaatgtgtGGTCCCCACATatgcagcatcagcatcatctgggaacttactagaaatgcaaattcccaggCCCAACTCCAGACTTAGTGAATCGGAAACTCTAAGGgcagggcccagcaatctgtattttaacaaccCTCCAGGTGATCGTGATTAGAACACTTTCAGACAACAGTGTGAGAACACAGATGGACAGGACAGAGGTCTGCACTTGAGAGCTGAAAAGCCTATGTGCAGTTTCTCTCTCTCACGAACTACCACCCTGAGTGAGTCACAACTTCTTCACGTTCTAATTGCCCTCACTATATAACAGATAAAATCAGTTTCCTGCTTCACTAGGTGGCATtgaaaataagtatatgaaagCTTCTGAAGTTCCTCAAGGTGAAGTCAACACGGCCACTAACCATCCAAGGGGGTGATAATAAGAACCTTCATCCTGTTTTTATCAAGCTACTCTAAGCTGTCACGCTCACAATGAATTCTCAGCCTGCTCTTCCAGGTTCTAGTCGCCCCTCACGACTTGGTGGTATTAGCCATTTAACAAGCATATTTTATTCCTCCATTCAATCATTAACAAGAACTTTAAGCAGTACTAAGCCTAGTatcattttttcctgaaaaactaccttcctttctctcctccccttcttgaAAATTCTCTAAGAAGGTATGTATCTATGTGAAGAAAATAGACCTAAATAGGACTTGAGGTAAATATGAAAATTTACTAAACCAATACAATGCACTGGTTATCTTCCCTGCTTTCCCTCTTCCACCACTTATTTTATTAAGAGCAGCATTCTTAGCTCACCTGAGATAAAACACGATTTTATCAGGACAATTTAATATCTTTTGCAGTTCCCGATGAAGATATTATGCCAGACACTGAATCACAAGTTACTCTGGCATCTATTCAATCATCTTTTTATCTATTGGGCTTATGCTGAAGGAAGGCACTGGCAGTTTAAAgtaggtttaaaaaaaacacaaagcttTCCTCCATGCAGGTCAAACCTGTTGTGGTCTTCACATGTCTAATCGCCTAACTATAAATAGTATCTTAGAAATATTGTATTTCAAATATTAATCCCCCCAAACTTGAACCTAACTTTCATGATATCTGATCCCAGCCTGTTTCCATTCCTAGCCATATGCCTCATTTTCAAGACTTTTCTCTATATTGAGGGCATTCAAAGGGATGAGATATGACCTCGCTCACAGACCAAATCAATATTGTACCAGTTATCCAATAACACAACCatccaaaaccaaaccaaaccaaaccaaatccaATGGAAACCTAAAGACTTACTTACCAATGACAGGGTTGCTATTTCTGTGAGCTGGTTTAGGGGGAGGGATAGGGGGCTGCTTGGCAGGGACCGTATGAGTGAGGCTCGGGGTAGCAGTAGTGTTAGTGCTGGCAGGAGCAGCAGGCAGCGTCCTGGGTGCTGGGGAAGGGGGGACAGAGGAATGAACAGTTTTTGCTAGGTTTGAGgcagcagtggtggcagcaggtgctgtggtggtggcggCGGTAGAGGTGGAGGAGATGGACCTTGCCGTGCTGCCAGAGGAAGTGGCATCCTTTGCTTGTCCTTCATTTGCTTCGTGAGAAGAGGACAAGGGTCTTTTAGGGGGAAGTAAAGGCTGTTTGGGTGCATTTTCAGGACCGGACTCTGCTTCAGAATTAGGTTGGCTTCCAGTTGAGCCTGTGTAATAACAGATGTGATtgaaaagggaagagaataaccaGATAGACTGAAAAAGCTAACACATCTACAGATTTACGGTCAACTTCatcaattatttaatttatagatTAGTTTACAGGCAAAAGTTCCCCAGTCTCAACATACTTAAGGTATACGACACTTCCTCAATCAGTAAGAGAGGCTCGCTATGGTAGTGATTCTTCATACAAGAGCCAGGCAACTGGAGGAGGCACATCAGAACCCCTTGAGTGGAGGAGGGGGAATGGGTACCTTGAAAAAGTCCTACAGGTATCACATATTTAACATCTTCTGTCCTTAAGAATCACAAATTTAGGTATTTTCTGAATGCAAGAATGAGAGGGCGGAGATTCCACTTAAAGTTGCCACTAGCTGAAAAAGTGCTAGAGGAGAAGAGAATTCcctctgaattttatttctccCCTGAATCTCTTGCAAATCCTCGAGGTAAATGAGAATGTCTGATCCATGGCTCTTAAACTAAAAAATCCAGAGTTTCTTACCTAGTCGCTTCTTTGGGTCCTCTTCTGGAATTGGTTTCCTAAGACTTGTTATTCTTCCTGGCTCTTCCTCTCCTTCGTCTGGACTAGAAGATCTGGCACTCCCTATGGGGGTGGTATGGCCATTCTTTAACATGGCATGGCTCAACTTCCCTGGATCCTCACCACCTGCAGGATCACAATGGAAAGAGAAACTGATGGAACTGGCGCAGTCAGACAGGGAGAAGAGTTGGTGATTTCTAACCTCTTTCATCCCTTTCCCAATCTTCCTGTTTTAGCTTATTActtatatttagattatttagATCTTTATAGTAGTAATGGAAATAAGTAATTCCTTTTTCCAATAAACATTTGATTGCCTACTATTTGCCAGGTACCTTGTTACATGAATAAGAGAGCTTTATTATACATAAATAATTACAATGCTAAATGTTAAGAGCTAATGGATGAAGTGATGCggcaggaataaaaaagaaacaattctcTTGGGGTGGGAATGAAGTTAGGAAAGCCGTACAGAAAGTGGTAGCTAAACTGGGTCTTAAAGAATGAGTGAGAGCCTACCACACCGATGACAAGATGAGGAAAGACAGTCTATCTGGGAAGGCAGAATAGCATGTGTGAAGGCGTGCGATTATTCTACATGTTTGGGAACTACTAACTAGTTTGGTCTGGCAGGAGAATAAATGCACATAAGAAATAGTTATGGATAGGACTGGAAAGGCAAGCAAGAGCGAGGCTATGAAGGATACCAAACACCACGTGAAACAGCCTGGACTGAATCCTGTAGGTAACAGGAGCCAATGAATTAAAGTAGAAGAGAGAGCTGATCTGATCTGTCTTTTAGAAGGTTAACTCTGAGAGCTGTGAGGAGGATGGATTGTTGATGGGCAGTGATTGGAACAGGAAAACTAATAACGAGCTATTGTTAGAATAGAGGTGAGGAATTGCAGTGTGTGCCTGAAGAGCAAGGGGTAGAACTCATAGATCAGAGATAAACATGATATACACGACAAATGCCCACAAACTAAGCTGTAGGAACGATCACCAGGCTGGAGGCTGTGGGAAGACCACTCATCGCTATGAAGATTGTAGGTAAGATTCCTTCTTGGAGCAACTGGACAAACATTCCCCTTTACTGCTCTTTGGAGGAGAGGACTGAAACACTGAGGTTAGAGACTAAAAGCTCTGTCTCACCTCCTAGTGTCATGGGGACCGGAACCAGTTGTTCTCTAGATGGTGTCCTtctttgctttccatagtgagaCACAGTGGGTGGGGTCATTCTAGTGTCTTGAGTTAGTCCCTCCAGTTCTCACAGACCAGCGTCCCTCACCCCACCACTTCCTACTAGGAGATCAGACAGTATCATTCTTCCTGCAGTCTCAGTAAGAGCTGGAGCTAAAAGCAGTGAAGAATCTAACGCAAAGGAGCACTAAGGGAAAGAGTACTTCTAAAGTGAAAGGATTCTGACaatgacttttttattttaaaacaggggagggggcaggaagacAACAACTACGCAATCATAGTAAGTTACTGCTTATGTTAACACGTCCAGCTTTAACAAAAACAGGACTTTGTAGAACATAAAGCAATGAATCATTTCAAAGCCAACGAAGACTGCTGCTTTTGAAAACTATATAGTGAAAGGTTAAGACACATTATTAACTGGTTTTTACTCAGCACATACTAGTAAAATATACGCAAAAATGATCAGTTTTCTCTCAAGTCACTTAATCAGGATTGTCTACTTTGAAGTACCATTTCTTATATTTAATGCAAAGGGTTTCTGCAATGCTAAGAGTGGAGGAGAAGTAGTATCTGGCTTTAAAATCTATGAATGGCCCCCCAAAACTCAGAAAATctattagatattttattatacaGTCAAGTTAGAACCATAATCAAGCCAAAAGCGGTATGAAAAGGACTTCAAATCTCAAACACTGCTTTTGGCCTAAACTGGAGATATACAAACCAGGCCCTAAGGCCCATCTCTGAGTTTCTTCTTACAGAATAAAGCTTAGGTCAATTCTCTGGTTGGCAGAGTGGCATCTTGTCAAATGGCTATAGGTCCTTTATTAATCATGCCTTTGAGCTCGCAGGCTAAAAACAACTTGGATCAAGAGCCAACAGGAAGCACAAAGCAAAAGAGACTGAACAAAGGTGAAAAACAAGAAAGTAGTAATGTATGGGGTTTGTGGTGTGTGAGCAAGAAAGGTGAGAGGCAGGAGAGGGCGTGGGGTGAGGAATGGCTATACCAAAAACGCAAGGGCCAGAGGTGCCGCAGCAGAGGCGTTATAATTGTAGTTAACCACCTAAATAcctagaagattttttttttttttaaagattggaacctgagctaacatctgttcccaatcttcttcttcttcttttgcttcttcttctccccaaagtgccccagtacacagttgtatattctagctgtaggtctttctggttgtgctatgtgggaagcggcctcagcatggcctgatgaacagtgccatgtccatgccaagGATGCGAACCAGCAAcaccctggcctgccaaagcgaagagcttgaacttaaccacttggccatggtgctggcccccTAGAAGGTTTTGTGTCCTACAGTACAAAACAGacttacaaaaaaacaaaagttatatGTGCTCATAACTAATTatatagaaaattcagaaaaatagaaagaaacctTCCCCCATATTCCCATCCCAACATCCAGAGGTAACCAATGGTaataatgttttagtatttttcctTCAAGTTTGTTTTCTGTGCTTAGTTTTTATACAGGTAAGATAATAAAGCTTCAATATACATAATTAAATTTTGCAAATAGACAATACATTCACATGATTCAAAATCTAAAAAGTATAACACTCCATTAGTTTGATTCCTTTCTCCCACTGTCCAAAGGATATGATGCATTTTCAAACCCTGGCTTTCAGATTTTGTCTCACACAAAAGTAACACTAatggagagaaacaaaatataacCGATATACTATAGTCTTACTCTTCTGATAAGCTGCTTCATAAAAGTCACACAGTGGAGAAAGTCCTGACGTTACTAAACTGACAATGAATGTTGAAATACCGAAACATGATCTTTAGGACAGACAGATAGAAGATTAGGgcaggaacatgggcatggagaCAAATTTGGTCAAAAAGGAGGAAATGATACACAGCACTGCAGCCAGCACAAAGCTGAGGACATACAGAGGGGCTGAGAATGTCTGCCCCATGGATCCTTCACCAACCACTCAATTTCAGAGTTAAAGACCACAGCCAGATACAGCAGACACTTGGAAGGAAGGGTAAATAGCTTTTCCCCCTCAGCAAGAAAATGGACTTTAATACAggaaattattagaagaaataaaatcgcTTCATATTTATACCCCTAAGTTTGAGATTCCTTAACAAAACAGTGATTTTCacttatgttttaatatttttccttcattagATATTTTCAGTCCCACAAAAATATTTGCCTTCcttaaataaatcaaatatagaTGGTATGGCATTGAATTCCGTAAAAACATCTTATTATTACTTAGTTTTTTCATTGTCAAGTGCAACACAAGTAGAGAAAAATGTtcaaaacataaatgtaaatttcactGAACTATTACAAGAACACTTGTGTGATCACGATGGACATTAAGAAATAAAAGGTTTCCAGACCCCAGAGGCTTCCCTCTCTCCTTAGTAACATACCTCTCCTTCCCCAACAAAGCAATTATTTTCCTAGCTCTTGTAATAgttctttctttgtttaattaCAGTTTAACCACTTAAGCATGCAGCTCCAAACACTGTAGTTTATTACTGCCTGTTTTTCCTTTACGTTTATAGAAATGATACAATATAATTCTTTCATGACTGACTTAAATTGCTTAATATTACTTATGAGATTCATATCATAGCAGGTAGGTGTAGtttgttttcattgctgtataatatttcattttagaaatgtatCACTAggtatttacatattttactACTGAAGAACATCTGGGCTATTTCCAGTTTTGCTCTATTGTTAGTAAATACTGCTGCTAGGAGTGTACTTGTACGTGTCTCTTGATACACATTTTTGTCAGGTATATACCAAGGATCGGACATACTTACAGCTAAGTTTCCATATCTCCAGCTTTCATAGATTATGATAAACTTTTTTCAAGAAGATGACTCCACTTTAACATTTTCACTAACAGTTTTATGTGAATTCCACTTATTTCACACCCTCACTAACTCTTGTTCTTGGTTGTTTGATTAATTTTAGTCTTTCTAGCTTGTATGTAGGGTTATCTTatcttggttttaatttgtattccttAATTACTAATTAAGTAAAAAAccccactttttaaatttgttgggTATTTATACTCTTTAGTGAACTGTCTGTTCAACGCTTTTGCAGACTTTTCTATTGAgctgtctttgtctttttaaaatatatcctagATGCATGAACAGTTTTTTTAAAGCCCCGCCACCAAAC
This genomic interval carries:
- the PHACTR4 gene encoding phosphatase and actin regulator 4 isoform X2, which gives rise to MGQADVSRPVNPDAVATEEAGQPTADPGMVMDSVEAGDTTPPTKRKSKFSGFGKIFKPWKWRKKKSSDKFKETSEVLERKISMRKPREELVKRGLLLEDPEQGGEDPGKLSHAMLKNGHTTPIGSARSSSPDEGEEEPGRITSLRKPIPEEDPKKRLGSTGSQPNSEAESGPENAPKQPLLPPKRPLSSSHEANEGQAKDATSSGSTARSISSTSTAATTTAPAATTAASNLAKTVHSSVPPSPAPRTLPAAPASTNTTATPSLTHTVPAKQPPIPPPKPAHRNSNPVIAELSQAINSGTLLSKPSPPLPPKRGIPSTLVPTSESAAVAATTKAPSDQREKSTCSVGSEPLLMIPPPSPSPPLPTHVPPEPPRSPPFPAKTFQVVPEIEFPPSLDLPQEVPQQEDQKKEVPKRMLDHSFGEPHVPPRLPPVPLHIRIQQALTSPLPMSPPLEGSHRAHSLLFENSDSFSEDNSTLGRTRSLPVTIEMLKVPHDEEEEEQTHPPAFSEDTASTSVVPKLPQCLQEEEEEKESDSDSEGPIQYRDEEDEDESHHSALANKVKRKDTLAMKLNHRPSEPELNMNSWPRKSKEEWNEIRHQIGNTLIRRLSQRPTPEELEQRNILQPKNEADRQAEKREIKRRLTRKLSQRPTVAELLARKILRFNEYVEVTDAQDYDRRADKPWTKLTPADKAAIRKELNEFKSSEMEVHEESKHFTRYHRP
- the PHACTR4 gene encoding phosphatase and actin regulator 4 isoform X4 produces the protein MGQADVSRPVNPDAVEEAGQPTADPGMVMDSVEAGDTTPPTKRKSKFSGFGKIFKPWKWRKKKSSDKFKETSEVLERKISMRKPREELVKRGLLLEDPEQGGEDPGKLSHAMLKNGHTTPIGSARSSSPDEGEEEPGRITSLRKPIPEEDPKKRLGSTGSQPNSEAESGPENAPKQPLLPPKRPLSSSHEANEGQAKDATSSGSTARSISSTSTAATTTAPAATTAASNLAKTVHSSVPPSPAPRTLPAAPASTNTTATPSLTHTVPAKQPPIPPPKPAHRNSNPVIAELSQAINSGTLLSKPSPPLPPKRGIPSTLVPTSESAAVAATTKAPSDQREKSTCSVGSEPLLMIPPPSPSPPLPTHVPPEPPRSPPFPAKTFQVVPEIEFPPSLDLPQEVPQQEDQKKEVPKRMLDHSFGEPHVPPRLPPVPLHIRIQQALTSPLPMSPPLEGSHRAHSLLFENSDSFSEDNSTLGRTRSLPVTIEMLKVPHDEEEEEQTHPPAFSEDTASTSVVPKLPQCLQEEEEEKESDSDSEGPIQYRDEEDEDESHHSALANKVKRKDTLAMKLNHRPSEPELNMNSWPRKSKEEWNEIRHQIGNTLIRRLSQRPTPEELEQRNILQPKNEADRQAEKREIKRRLTRKLSQRPTVAELLARKILRFNEYVEVTDAQDYDRRADKPWTKLTPADKAAIRKELNEFKSSEMEVHEESKHFTRYHRP
- the PHACTR4 gene encoding phosphatase and actin regulator 4 isoform X6 translates to MEDPFATEEAGQPTADPGMVMDSVEAGDTTPPTKRKSKFSGFGKIFKPWKWRKKKSSDKFKETSEVLERKISMRKPREELVKRGLLLEDPEQGGEDPGKLSHAMLKNGHTTPIGSARSSSPDEGEEEPGRITSLRKPIPEEDPKKRLGSTGSQPNSEAESGPENAPKQPLLPPKRPLSSSHEANEGQAKDATSSGSTARSISSTSTAATTTAPAATTAASNLAKTVHSSVPPSPAPRTLPAAPASTNTTATPSLTHTVPAKQPPIPPPKPAHRNSNPVIAELSQAINSGTLLSKPSPPLPPKRGIPSTLVPTSESAAVAATTKAPSDQREKSTCSVGSEPLLMIPPPSPSPPLPTHVPPEPPRSPPFPAKTFQVVPEIEFPPSLDLPQEVPQQEDQKKEVPKRMLDHSFGEPHVPPRLPPVPLHIRIQQALTSPLPMSPPLEGSHRAHSLLFENSDSFSEDNSTLGRTRSLPVTIEMLKVPHDEEEEEQTHPPAFSEDTASTSVVPKLPQCLQEEEEEKESDSDSEGPIQYRDEEDEDESHHSALANKVKRKDTLAMKLNHRPSEPELNMNSWPRKSKEEWNEIRHQIGNTLIRRLSQRPTPEELEQRNILQPKNEADRQAEKREIKRRLTRKLSQRPTVAELLARKILRFNEYVEVTDAQDYDRRADKPWTKLTPADKAAIRKELNEFKSSEMEVHEESKHFTRYHRP